Genomic DNA from Haloarcula marina:
GCGATGGGCGGCTCTGCAGGCCGCTGCGTTAGGCCGGACTCTGCCACCTTGGCGCAACTAATCGTAGTAAAGTCGGTCGCTTAAGGCTAGCGGATTCGACTTAGCCCTCGCCCTCCGACTGACCGGGTTCGCCGACGCCTTCTACTGGAATGATGTTCATGATGGAAGTCTGTGCATCCCCGGCAGATTCAAACCGCTCGTCCGGAACTCGGTCGAGCACCGCTGACAACTGTTCTGTCCCGTCGGCGTAGACGAGCGTGACATCGTCGAACCGTGTCTTCGCCTGCGTCACCCCGACCGGATACGTCATCTCCTCGAGCAA
This window encodes:
- a CDS encoding DUF5789 family protein, which gives rise to MPREVKLNELAELLEEMTYPVGVTQAKTRFDDVTLVYADGTEQLSAVLDRVPDERFESAGDAQTSIMNIIPVEGVGEPGQSEGEG